A segment of the Arachis hypogaea cultivar Tifrunner chromosome 5, arahy.Tifrunner.gnm2.J5K5, whole genome shotgun sequence genome:
GTACACACAAAATTCACTGGTTGATTTTCTGTCATCCACATCACTTCCCCAGTCTGAGTCACAAAATCCATAGAGCCTACAATCTTTCGATTTTTGAAAGCGAAGATCATGGTGGACTGTCCTAGCAAGATAGCGTAAAATTTGCTTTACGGCCTTCCAATGGGTTTCAAGAGGACAATGCATGAACTGAGAGACCTTGTTGACGGCGTAGGAGATCTCAGGACGTGTGATTGTAGCATATCGGAGCCCTCCAACAAGAGACCGATACAGAGCCGGCTTAGAGAAGGGTTCCCCTCCATGGGCTGAGAATTTTAAACTAGAGGTCAAGGGAGTAGGCATTGGTTTTGCATTGGGCATTCCAGCCTTGTAGAAAAGGTCTGTGACATATTTGGTTTGTGAAAGGTGAATTTCAGCATCATGGTCTCTCACCACTTCAATGCCCAAAAATAGCTCATCCCACCAAGGTCTTTGAGAGAGAAGGTAGAGTGTAATTGCTTCATCTGATTCTGAATTTCAGAGTTCGAAGAGTCAGTGattagaatgtcatcaacatacacgAGGATGAGAGTAGTCGAGGTGGCAGTGAGCTTGGTAAAGAGAGTAGTGTCGGATCTGGTGTTCTGAAAGCCAAATGAGTGAAGAGTATGTTTAAGTTTTGTGAACTTGTCTGGTTATCTGACATTTCACATTGCATAGATAAGACCAAAACTCAAAAAAAACACAATCTAATTGTACTTACAAAGTAAACTCATAAATTCTATATTAGTGGTGGAAAATGATGCTGTACTATTATTTatggtatttaaaaatttttcctaaaaatatACTGAATTAAAAACATTCAATGCTTGTTTaaaagtttaatat
Coding sequences within it:
- the LOC112803460 gene encoding secreted RxLR effector protein 161-like, whose protein sequence is MGNGSRENTGTREMGMGQLSPTAEIGAKMGTNSGAGTEKSDEAITLYLLSQRPWWDELFLGIEVVRDHDAEIHLSQTKYVTDLFYKAGMPNAKPMPTPLTSSLKFSAHGGEPFSKPALYRSLVGGLRYATITRPEISYAVNKVSQFMHCPLETHWKAVKQILRYLARTVHHDLRFQKSKDCRLYGFCDSDWGSDVDDRKSTSEFCVYLGLNLVSWSNRKQPVVFKSSTEAEYRSLAAGLTEII